The Thiomicrorhabdus aquaedulcis sequence GAGTCAAGACAAACAAGCTCGACAGTATGTTGCTGATTAAGCCAAACGGGTTGGCTGGATAAGCCAGCCCGATTGACCAATTGCTGTCGATTGGCTAAAACGGCGTTTAAATCGTCGCCTACATGCGTGGCCAAATTAAACCCATCAAATGGCGGCAAGCTTACTCCGCCCAAACGTGTAGTACACAGCGCTTTTACACCAATAGGTGCCGGCCAATCTGGGTAGATAAAATGGCTGTCAGACTGATTATTAGGCTGACTATTACGCTCTAACATCAGTCAGGAATGTCTTCATCGGTGACCCATTCGACTTCAACGCCGTGATCGTAGTCGTAATCGTCGTACCCCATATTGCGTGATTCGTACATTTCCATGTCTTCGCGCAACACGTCAATTAACTCAAACATCGCATCGGGCATGTCCACTTTCCACTTCATGGTTTTACCCGTAACCGGATGGGTTAAACTCAGCGCGCCAGCGTGCAGGGCTTGGTGTTTAAAGTTACGCAAAAACACCACAAATTCTTCATTCATCTGCTTCGGAATTCTAAAACGCTTGCCATACACCGGATCGCCCACCAGCGGAAACCCTAAGTGCGCCATGTGGACTCTAATTTGATGCGTGCGACCCGTTTCGAGTTTAACGCGGATGCGTGTATGCTCTCTAAAACGCTCTAACACGCGGTAATGACTGATGGCTTCTTTGCCGCCAAAGTGACGAATGGCCATTTTTTTACGATCGGCTGAACTGCGTCCAATAGGCTGATCTACCGTACCGCCATTGGCCATTTTTCCGACCACGACAGCATCGTAAAGTCGCTCTACTGCATGGCGAGATAACTGACTTACCAAATTAGTTTGCGCCGGTACTGTTTTAGCCACCACCATCAAACCAGAGGTTTCTTTGTCTAAACGGTGCACAATACCAGCACGCGGCACTTCACGCAGTTTGTCATTGTGAAACAACAACGCGTTCATTAACGTCATGTCTGGATTACCTGCACCCGGATGCACTACCAAACCCACGGGTTTGTTAATGACCATAATGGCATCGTCTTCGTACAGAATGTCGAGTTCAATCTCTTGCGCCGGAATATCGATTTCATTGTCAATCTGGGCAATCAATTCGACCTTTTCGCCACCTAAAACCGGTTGGCGTGGCTTAAGCCAGGCCACACCGTTAATGGTGACGTTGCCGTCTTTAATCCACTGCTGAATTCGACTGCGCGAATAATCTGAAAATAGTGGCCCAATGGCGACGTCTAACCTTTCTCCAAGTGCATCGTGAGGAATGGTGGCTGTTAATATTTGCTTACTCAATGGATAACCTTAAACAGTTTACGCTGTCAATTAGTAAGCGTGCCGCACAAAGGTCTTAAAAAACCTTAAAACAAAACCGTTTTAAAATGCAAAGCACGCAGTTGAAAATTTGGGAATTATGATACAATCCGTGTCACTTAAATAACGCATATTGTACCTAAAATATGAAAAAAACGCTGTTATCCATCTTATTATTCTCAACACTGAATTTGCAAGGGTGTTCAACCCTTTCTTCTTTAATTGAAAAACCCGATTCTGAAAAAACCGTAGAAGAGTTTTACACCGCGGCTACTGAAGCATTTCAGGACGGCCAATGGGACACTGCCACACAAAACTACGAAAAACTTAAAGCTTATTTTCCGTATGGTGAATTTGCTGAGCAATCGTATTTAGAACTGGCTTATTCGTATTACAAATACGATGAACCCGAGTCGGCCATTCGTGAACTGGAAGAATTCGTTCGCTTGTACCCTAAACACCCGCAATTAGCCTACGCTTATTATTTAAAAGCGCTTGCCGCCGACTCGGTCAATAAAAGTTGGTTGGATAAATACATTACTGATCCAGCTACCCGCGACGTTAAGTCAACCCAGCGTGCATTTACCTTTTATAACGATGTACTGGCACGTTTTCCTCAAACCCCTTACGCCACACAATCGGCTCAACGTTTAATTGTATTGAGCAACCAAATGGCGCGACATGAGGTGTTTGTGGCTGAGTTTTATTACAATAAACAAGCCTACTTAGCCGCCGCTAATCGTGCGCAATCGGTCATAGAAAATTATCCGCGTGCCTCAAGCACACATAAAGCACTACAAATAATGGAAGCGTCTTATGAAAAATTGGGCATGACCGATAACATGCTCGCCGTGCGCATGGTACAAGACCTTAACCAAAAAGGCTTGGAACCAATGGATGTAAACAACGACAATGATGATTTAACCAACCCACCAAAACCTGAGAACCAGAAAAAATCTTGGTGGTCGAGCATTACCAGTGTTTTTGATTAAAGGCTAATTTTGATTAAAGGCTAATGTTAAGGTCTTTAAACTCGCCTTTAAGCGCGCCTTGAGACACGTATTAACACAATAAAAAACCACTTAAAGCACCCGCTCTAAGTGGTTTTTTTGTTGTTAAAGCAAACTAAAAAATCTCAATCTATTCAGTATATCGACTGGTAATGGGATAGCGGCGGTCTTTACCAAACGCTCGTTGGGTGATTTTTACCCCAGGGGCGGCTTGGCGACGCTTGTATTCACTACGGTCAATTAAGCGCACCACCTTGTTAACTTCCTCGGCATTAAAGCCCATATCAATCATCTGCTGGGGCGTTTTATCCTGCCTAACATACGCTTTAATCATCGCATCCAACACAGCATAATCGGGCAGTGAATCTTGATCCACCTGATCTGGACGCAATTCGGCGGAAGGCGCGCGTTCAATCACGCGTTCGGGAATCACGTTAGACAACCCATTCCGATAGTGCGCTAGGCGATACACCAAGGTTTTTGGCACGTCTTTTAACGGTGAAAATCCACCGACCATGTCGCCGTATAAAGTTGAATACCCAACCGCTACTTCGCTTTTATTGCTGGTGGCCAGTACCATTTTGCCGGTTTTATTGGATAACGCCATCAATAAAGTACCACGAATTCTGGCTTGTAAATTTTCTTCGGTTACATCGTTTTCTAGCCCTATAAAACTCGGTGCCAACGCAGTTTCAAAACTGTTAAATAGGTTTTCAATGGGAATACTTTGATAGTCCACCCCCATGGTTTTGGCTTGTAAAGCGGCGTCGTCTTGGCTAATTTGTGCAGTATATTTAAACGGCATCATAACCGCACTGACGTTATTGGCACCAAGCGCGTCAACGGCTAGCGCTAAAGTAAGTGCCGAATCAATGCCTCCGGACAACCCCAATAACACACCAGGAAAACCATTTTTTTGCACATAGTCTTTTATGCCTAAGGTTAAGGCTTGATAGACACGCGCTTCACTTTCATATAACGGGGCTACCAGGCCTGGTAACACGCTCACACCATGCTGAGACTTAACCACTTTAACCGCCGTTAACGCCGTTTTAAACTCCAGACTTTGTACCTGAACAATACCCTGTGCGTCCATGGCAAACGAACCGCCGTCAAACACCAACTCGTCTTGCCCACCCACTTGGTTAACATACAAAATAGGTGCGTTAATTTCGGCCACGCGACGCGTTAGAGTATTTAAACGGTCTTGATGCTTTTCATCTGAAAACGGCGAGGCGTTTAAGGTAAGCAGAACATCCGCACCCGCTTCTTTGGCTTGGGTAGCGGGGGCAAATTTCCAAATGTCTTCGCAAATTAACACCCCAAATCGAACGCCCTTATGCTCAACCACACAAGGTCGATGGCCGGCCGAAAAATACCGTTGCTCGTCAAACACACTGTAATTGGGCAGATGTTGCTTCATGTAACTGGCTTGAATTGCGCCTTTTTCAATCCACGCAGCCATATTAAAGCGCTCACCCAAAGCATCCTGCATGGGATAACCCACCACCACCACGACGTCATTAACATGCTGACAAATCTGCAACAAAGCTCTATCAATTTGTGGGTACAAGCCACCGCGTAATAACAAATCTTCTGGTGGATAACCGGTAAGAGTCATTTCGGGAAACAGCACAATATCAGCATTGTGCTGTAACTTGGCCTGCTTGGCCGACTCAATCACGAGTTGCGTGTTGCCTGCAATGTCGCCGACCACGGGATCAATTTGCGCCATGACCACGGTAACCGTTGGAGAAGGTTGGCTCGAAGACTGGCTCATAGAAAACTCTCTTTATGGGGCTTATGGGGCGTAAATATATTTAGAGACCTGTGCATGAGTCAATTTTACTCGTGCAAAAGCCTCATTTAGTAATGTGTTAACGCGTCAACTGCGCCAACATGGCCGAACCTAAATCCGCTGGTGAACGCACAACGGTAACACCCGCGGCTTCTAAAGCGGCAAATTTGGCCTCAGCCGTACCCTTGCCACCACTGACAATGGCACCTGCATGCCCCATGCGTTTGCCAGGCGGTGCGGTTACACCTGCAATATAGGCCACCACCGGTTTGGTGACGTGCGCTTGAATAAATTCAGCGGCGTCTTCTTCGGCTTGCCCACCAATCTCGCCGACCATAATGATGCCTTCGGTTTGCGGATCTTGCTCAAACAACGCTAAACAATCAATAAAGTTCATGCCCTGTATTGGGTCGCCACCTATGCCCACGCACGTCGATTGCCCTAATCCGTTGCCCGTGGTTTGGTGCACGGCTTCATAGGTTAATGTGCCCGAACGTGATACCACACCAATTTTGCCAGGCAGATGAATGTGCCCAGGCATAATGCCAATCTTGCACCCGGTACCATTAAGACCTGGAGTGATCAGGCCTGGGCAGTTGGGGCCAATTAAATAAGCATCCGACTTATCCAGTACCGCGCGAACTTTAAGCATGTCGGCCACTGGAATGCCTTCGGTAATGCAGGTAATGACTTTAATGCCTGCGGCAATCGCTTCAATAATGGAATCGGCAGCAAACGCTGGTGGCACATAAATCATGCTGGCCGTGGCACCGGTTTGCTCAACCGCGTCACGCACTGTGTTAAACACAGGCAAGCCCAAATGCAATTGCCCGCCTTTACCTGGAGTAACACCCCCCACCATTTTGGTGCCGTAAGCCATGGCTTGTTCTGAATGAAAACTACCTTGTTTGCCGGTAAACCCTTGGCAAATCACTTTGGTGTGTTGATTAATTAAAATGCTCATAGTTAGTTGTTCCCTGCCACTTCAACGACCTTACGCGCGGCATCGGCTAAGCCGCTGGCGGTAATAATGCTTAAACCACTGTGTGCGAGCTTTTCGCGCCCCAATTCAACATTAGTGCCTTCTAAACGCACCACAACAGGAATCGTTAAACCCACTTCTTGCACTGCCTTAATAATGCCATCGGCAATTAAGTCACAGCGCACAATGCCGCCAAAAATATTCACTAAAATAGACTTAACACCCGAATCGGACAGAATCAACTTAAACGCTTCTGCAACGCGTTCAGGGGTTGCTCCGCCGCCCACGTCTAAAAAGTTGGCTGGATTACCACCGTTTAATTTAATTAAATCCATGGTTGCCATCGCCAAACCAGCACCATTTACCATGCAGCCAATGTCGCCGTCCAAAGCGATGTAATTAAGCTCATGTTTTGAGGCCAAAGCTTCACGAACGTCTTCTTGCGAATAGTCGCGTAAGGCGACCAGGTCGGCTTGACGATACAACGCGTTAGAATCAATGCTTACCTTAGCGTCTAAGGCAATCAGGGTGTTTTCTTGGGTGCGAATCAGTGGATTAATTTCAATTTGCGCAATGTCTTTGTCCAGTGCCAATTGATAGAACTGCTGCATTAATGTGCCCAGCTGTTTAAACGCTGTGCCTGTCAAACCTAAAGCAAACCCCACTTCACGACACTGATACGGCATAACACCCACAGTAGGATCAATGTGTACGCTTAAAATCTTTTCGGGAGAATCGTGTGCAACCGCCTCAATGTCCATACCGCCCGACGCAGAAATAACAAACGAATGGGTGCGCGACACACGGTCTACCACCAAACTTAAATACAACTCTTCTTCAATAGCTAACTTTTCTTCAATAAGCAGGCTATGAATGGGTAATTTTTTACCCGCCGTTTGAATAGTAGCCAACTGACTGCCCAATAATTGGCTGGCCACCTGATGCGCCTCGTCGCGCGATTGCACCAACTTTACACCACCGGCTTTGCCACGCGCACCGGCGTGAATTTGTGCTTTAACCACCCAAGCAGAACCTTGATGAGAACCGGCGATAAAATCTAACGCGTCGTCAAGCTCGTTTAAATGCTGGATTAATTGCCCTTTTGGGGTGGGAATGCCGTATTCTTGAAACAAGGCTTTGGCTTGATATTCGTGTAAATTCATGTAAAAAAACGTCTCCAATTGGCCTTGTTTGTTGGCTTAATTGCACGCAAATCAAGGTTTTTAAACGGTCGAATTAAAAGATAAAAATTGCTTTTATTGTATGATTTTTAGACAATGAATGCATTGCATTTTCAATGCGTTTCAATAATAAGGTGTTTTATTGTGCGAACAATTATATTTTTACTGCTGGTTATACTGGCGTTTTTAGTCATTCGCTTTACCCTTAATCGGGTCATTGCAATTCGCAAAAAAAACCAGGAACTGGACTCACCAGGCCTGGTTAACGTGCAAAAAAATCTGGTCACCTGTGTGGTTTGCGGCCTTAACCTGCCCGAAGAAGAGGCCATTATTGAAACCTTAAACGGCGATGAATTTGCATTTTGCTGCGCTAAACATCAACAAGACTTTCATAAATCGGCCATAAAAGTTCAATAACATATGCAAAAAATATAGGCAAAAATCTAACCTTCCTTTAAAGATTGCAACCCATTATCTTTTAAAGAATCTCCACAATAGTGGCCTCAAACACCACCACTGTATCGGCTAATGGGTGGTTAAAATCCACCACCACTTCGGTGTCGTTTAAAGACTCAATGCGCCCTGGCACTTCTTGACCCGTGGGCGTGTCAAAACCAATCACTTGACCGACTTTTAAAGGCTCTTGCTCACTATTTTCTACAAAATCAGCACGATTCATGACCACCACATTTTGCGCGTCGGCGGTGCCAAATGCAGCGTCTGGTGATAAGGTTAATTTTGCTGTCGTACCCTGCTCAAGACCAATAAGCATCTCTTCTAACGTGTGAATAAATGTGCCATCGCCCAGAGTAAAGAAAAATGTTTCATCGCCTTGCGTGCCTTCCACCCAAGTGCCGTCCAATAAACTTAGACTAAAACGTATTTGGAGAGTGCTGTTTTCTTGTACAACCTTGACGGACATATGACTTCCTTTTTATCAAAAATGCGGGTCTAAATAGAGTGTGCTCTTGACTTAGCCGGTGCTTTTTCAGTTACGCTGGGCGTGGTTTTTGTAACGGCTTTAGCCGTGGTTTTTGCCCCAAGGCTTGTTGCACCGCTAACACGACGTTTTTGCGGTGCCATGCCGTCCACAACCACTAAATTTCGCCCCGATTGTTTGGCTAAATACAACGCCTCATCGGCTTTTTTGAGCACCGCTTGCGGGGCATTTAAATGACTTTGAGCCAAAGCAATCCCCACGCTCATCGTTACTTGAGTGGTGACATACTCTTCTTGACTCATAAACTCGAGTGGTGCTTGCTCTAACGCTTCACGTAAGCGGTTCATTTCGGCTTCGGCCATGGCCACATGTTTGCCTTTAAAGACCACGGTAAATTCCTCACCGCCATAACGATAGACTTTAGCACCCTTTACTGTAGCCAATCCATGCGCGACACGCTTTAAGACTTCATCGCCCACATCGTGGCCGTAGGTGTCGTTAAAGCGTTTAAAATGGTCAATGTCGACCATCGCAATAGCGTACTGTTTGCCCAACCCCATAAACGACTCAAACAACGCGCGCCGGCTTTTTAAGCCCGTTAATTCATCCACATAGGCGATATGGTGAGCATCAAAGATAAGGGCCAGTAAAATCATTAACGCCGCCACGCTCGACAGCAATGCCAGTTGCCCAGGTTGGTAAAATTGGTTTAACGCAAGAGCCAACAGCAACAACACCACCAGCGCCGTGTGATTTAACACCTTTACCGGTTGCGAACGCCTCAGCTTTAAAGACAATAAAAACCCGGTTAGTAAAAAGCTTATCGCCCCCACAAAGGTTAAGTTAATAACACCTTGAGTGGATTGAATAATGGGAGCCGAGATTACCGCAATTAATTCAAAGGGCAACGTATTTAACACCCAATAAACGCCCACAACTTGCGCCAAAAAAAGCCCGCCAACAGTGATGTTCATGCCAACATTGTATAGGCCTTTTTCGGGCAAACTTAACCAGACCAAAACATTAAGCGGCAACAGCACCATCAGCACCGGCAAGAGTATTTCACTTGACAAACTTTGCGCCTGCCCCGGCACAAAAATGTCCAGCACCCCATTTAACAACACGATGCTAAACATAAGCCACAAGGGTTGCGCGCGGTTAAACCAGATGCTAATAAACAGCACAAAAACACCTAATACATACGGCGTATAAGACAACAGACCAAACCACGGTGTTTGAGGCGTTAAAAGTACAACTTGCCAAAGAGCAAAACCGCTTAGCAAGAGAAGCCAACTGTAGTGTTTAATCATGTTTTCTCACTTTGTGAGGCCTGGCTGAACGAAGAACTGCTTAAAAAACTTAAGATTGCCAATATCGGTTTGCCTTAAAACCAACCTGTTTTCAAAAATTAGGTTTTTCCAAACAAGGTAAAGGGTTCGTAAGGCACGTCGTCGCACATAATGCGCCACTCTAGCTCATAACCACACGCCTGCGTGGTTTCGCATTGGTTATGCGATGTCGCAAATTCGCCCGCTCGATACGCTTTGCGTGACTCATAAACATAACCTTTTGGACAGGCCTGCTTGGCTTTAGAGCGCATTGCTAGACTGTCAAAGGTGGTAATAGGCTCATGAAACTGTTCGGTTAGGCGAAAATGGGTTTCATCCACCTGCTCCACTTTAACGTGACCCGTAACCCCCACCAAGGCGTCACCAGCGGCTTGAATACCACGGCCAACCGAATCAACCCCATCGCTAAACGTAGAACAACCCGACAGCCCTGCGGTTAATAAAAGCGCACCGGCAACACTCAGCAGGCCTGGTTGACGCCAGATTGTCTTAAAAGAACGAACACTTTGATGCATATTTTCTCTGCTTTTATTGGCTATAAATTTAAACGACAAATCATAACAAATATGCCGCTTTTACAAAATTTTATTTACGAATGGCCTTTGCGCGATCGATGTACGGCTGAGTCGCGTGGTTAATTGGCACTGATGGGTTCTTCTTTAATGCCAATTTCAGAAATAACGTAACACAAATTGGTTTGGAGTTTTTTGCCGTTTACCAGCAAAGACACGCCGTACTGATCCTCTGGGTTTAGACGTACATCGCCTTTATAAACCTTGAGCAGTTTACCGGTTTGACAACTGTACAACTCAACCGTACGGTCTAAGCCCACCCAATCAGATTGTAGATTTTTAGCACTGTTAGCGACTTTTTCACACCCAGTGGCAAATACGGTAATCGCCCCCAAACAAGCCAATAGAACCGTGCGCTGTATCGCATTTACATTTGTTATTTTCATGTGAGTGGTGTCCTTTTTTAAAACACGTAAATAGAGGTGCCCAGCAGCTAATTCCCCTATAATGTTCAGCTTGCAAATTATAGAATCTTAAATTTATGTCTTGTGTCACGCCCACGTTGCTCATTATTGGTTATGTCTGGCCCGAACCCAACTCATCGGCGGCCGGCACGCGGATGCTGCAATTAATTAAGCAGTTTTTAACCCACGGTTACGGCGTGCATTTTGCCAGCCCAGCCAAATTAGGGGAACACAAAGCCGACCTTACAAGCCTGGGGGTACAAGAATACAATATTGAGCTCAACCATTCCAGCTTTGACCTGTTTATTGCAGCATTACAACCCAACCTAGTGCTGTTTGATCGTTTTATGATGGAAGAGCAATTTGGTTGGCGCGTTGCTCAATACGCCCCCAATGCGCTACGCATTCTTAATACCGAAGACTTACACTGCTTGCGCGAGGTGCGCCAGCAGTTGGTTAAAAGCTATTTAACGTCGTCCAAAAGCAACGGCGCTTGCACACTTGATGAAATTGCTTTGCACGACGTGGCTGTGCTTAAAGCAAAGTTGCAGCAAACCGACTTGGCCAAACGTGAAATAGCCGCTATTTTTAGAAGCGATTTAACCTTGATGATTTCTGAATTTGAAATGGATCTGCTGGTAAATCACTTTAACGTGCCCATAACGCACCTGCATTACCTGCCCTTTTTATACGAGCAAGATGCTGGTGGATTACCCGCTGCTTGGGTGCCAACGTTTGCGCAACGCATTGGCTTTGTAAGCATTGGCAATTTTAGACACGCCCCAAATTGGGACGCGGTGCTGTGGCTCAAGCAGCAAATTTGGCCGCACATTCGCAAGCAACTCCCCCAAGCTGAATGTTTCATTTATGGTGCGTATCCACCCAAAAAAGCCACCGAACTGCACAACCCAAAACAAGGGTTTTACGTTAAAGGCTGGGTCGATGATGCATTTGCCGCATTAAGCCAAGCGCGCGTGTGTTTAGCGCCTTTGCGGTTTGGCGCAGGCATTAAAGGTAAATTAGCCGAAGCGATGTTGTGCGGCACGCCCAGTGTCACCACCTCGATTGGCGCTGAATCGATGCTGCTTACCACCTGGCCTGGTCACATTGCCAACAACGATGAGGCGTTTGCGCGTTTGGCGGTACAGCTGCATCAAGATGACCAGGCCTGGTTAAGTGCACAAACCGTTGGGTTTGATACCGTAGCGCAGCGCTATCAAATGCCACGCCCCGAAATATCCAGTCTTTTTGACACACTCAAGCGCATCAACCAACAACTGGATGCTCATCGCTCATCTAATTTTATGGGCAGCGTACTCAATCATCATCACCACAAAAGCACGCAATACATGGCGCAGTGGATTGAGGTTAAAAATCAACTGGCACAAGCCAATGCACCCATCAACCCAATACAACAGGCTATTTTATGAACCCGCCCTTACCCGATTCCATTAAAAGCAAAGACCATTCAAGTAAAGACCCATTGCACGGCATTACCTTAAAAGAAATTGTCACGCAACTGCACGCCAATTACGGTTGGGAAGAACTCGCATTACGCATTCCTATACGCTGTTTTAGCTTTGAACCCAGCGTGCAATCCACGCTCAAGTTTTTGCGTAAAACCCCTTGGGCGCGCACTAAAGTCGAAGAACTTTACATTAAGGCCAGCAAAAACTGGGGGCACTGTCAGCCAGTTACAACAACCGCTACAACGACCGTTATAAACCCCGCAGAATAATAATCAGCACAAACAAAAACGCCCCAAAGTTGGGGCGCATTTTTTGCATTGCACTTTTAGAGAAAATTAATTCTACTAAGGTTTATTTAAGTGTGACCACGTATTGTGCAATGGACTCCATAGTAGCGGTGCTTAAACCAGCCGCCATCGGTGCCATCATTCCAGTCATTGGACCTACTTGCTCACCCGCTTTGTATTTTTCAAGCTTGGCAACAATGTCGGCAATAGGCTGGTTGTTTAAACGTGGACCCACACCGCCTTCCGCGTTCGCACCGTGACAACCTACACACGTTGCATAATCACTTGCGCCAGACGCAGATGCAACCATCTCTTTAGCTTCAGCTTTAACCTCTTTAACGACCTCTTCAGCCTCTGAAACCATCTCTTTGGCTTCTACCTTAACATCTTCAACCATTTCCTTAGCGGCTTCTTTAATCTCGGCGTTAACGTCACTGCGACTTGCTGGCTCTTGTTGCAACGATTCGACTTTAGCGCTTTCTGGCACAGGTTGCTTTACGTCCATTGCATTATTAGCACCGGTTTGAGCCGGTTCTGTTTTATCGTCCGAACAAGCACTTAATAATAACGCTGTGCTTAACACCGCCATGGTAACCACTTTAGGAGCGGTTTTAGTAAAAAGAGTGTGTAATGTCATGTTTTTTCCTTTATTTGAAAATATGAACGTTGAAATGAAAATGCATTTTAATATGGAAAATTTTACCACATTAGGGCGGCCTGCAACCTGATATAACACTTTAACCTTACATTAACGCTTTATAAGACCCGCGAATTCAAGTAAAAACTTGTAAATCCCTATAAGGCCTTAAGTTTTTGCTCTAGTCGCGCAATCGATATGGGCATTAAGGTTTTCATCGGTTGCGCAAAGAGTGAAATTCGTAACTCTTCAATTAACCAACGTAGTTCCACCAGGCCTGGTTGATTGTAATACGCGGGCTCATTGGCCAATGCGTTGTAGGCGTTTAACACCGGCATCAACTGACGAATCGCCAACTGATCTTTACTCGGGTCTAAATCAATTTTTTGCAAGCGGATTTGAATCGCTTTTAAATAACGTGGAATCTGCTTAAACCACTCATCCGGCACGGTGCGAACAAAATCTTTGGCGACCAACGCATCTAACTGCGCCTTAATATCGGCCACCGAAGCCAACCAGCGCGGATTAACCTTACCACGCACCTGCTTACCAATGATTTGCGAGAGGGTAAAAATCTCGTTCACGTGCGCGCTAATCATCAAAGCGGTTTCAATCCAATGCAAACGTACCTGCTCC is a genomic window containing:
- a CDS encoding VF530 family DNA-binding protein, encoding MNPPLPDSIKSKDHSSKDPLHGITLKEIVTQLHANYGWEELALRIPIRCFSFEPSVQSTLKFLRKTPWARTKVEELYIKASKNWGHCQPVTTTATTTVINPAE
- a CDS encoding c-type cytochrome yields the protein MTLHTLFTKTAPKVVTMAVLSTALLLSACSDDKTEPAQTGANNAMDVKQPVPESAKVESLQQEPASRSDVNAEIKEAAKEMVEDVKVEAKEMVSEAEEVVKEVKAEAKEMVASASGASDYATCVGCHGANAEGGVGPRLNNQPIADIVAKLEKYKAGEQVGPMTGMMAPMAAGLSTATMESIAQYVVTLK